Proteins encoded within one genomic window of Arachis ipaensis cultivar K30076 chromosome B08, Araip1.1, whole genome shotgun sequence:
- the LOC107614435 gene encoding tRNA pseudouridine(38/39) synthase-like encodes MLSEMNKELKGLRCVVSGSGKIAMHVLEKLIAYGALPVSVSDSKGYLVDEDGFDYMKIQFLRYIKAQQRSLRYGGIELWVIKIRGSAFLWHHVRCMVAVLFMIGKGLESPNVIDMLLDTTSIPRKQYTMASDIPLVLQSCEFEDIKFICS; translated from the exons ATGCTTTCTGAGATGAATAAAGAACTCAAAGGATTAAG ATGCGTGGTGAGTGGTTCTGGAAAGATTGCAATGCATGTTTTGGAGAAGCTAATTGCTTATGGTGCTCTTCCCGTTTCCGTATCAG ATTCTAAAGGATATTTGGTTGATGAAGATGGATTTGACTACATGAAAATACAATTTCTGAGATACATCAAAGCTCAACAGAGAAGTTTGAG GTATGGTGGTATTGAACTTTGGGTGATTAAAATAAGAGGTAGTGCTTTCCTATGGCACCACGTTCGCTGCATGGTTGCTGTTCTATTCATGATTGGCAAAGGCCTGGAATCTCCAAAT GTAATTGATATGCTACTGGACACTACTAGTATCCCAAGGAAACAGTACACCATGGCTTCGGATATTCCATTGGTTCTTCAGTCGTGTGAATTTGAAGATATTAAGTTTATATGCTCATGA